ATTTGCTTGATATTGCGTGTATTAATCAAATCCATGCAAAGCGGATGCTGCACTGGGAGTGGTGAGTTAAAATGCGCGCATTGTTTCAACCCATCACGCAGAGGACAAAACATGCATGCCTATCAACGCGAGTTTATTGAGTTCGCTATTCAGCAACAGGTACTGCGTTTTGGCGAGTTTACCCTGAAGTCGGGCAGAACCAGCCCTTACTTCTTCAATGCGGGTCTGTTCAATAGTGGTTTGGCGCTGGCCAGATTAGGAAAGTGCTATGCCGAAGCTATCCTGCAAAGTGGCATCGAGTTTGATGTCATTCTTGGGCCTGCTTACAAAGGCATTCCTCTGGCTGCTGCCACTGCCGTCGCGCTGGCTGAGCATCATGGTCGTGACGTGCCCTATGTGTTTAATCGTAAGGAAGCCAAGGATCATGGTGAAGGTGGCAACCTGGTAGGAGCGCCTTTACAGGGTC
This Pokkaliibacter sp. MBI-7 DNA region includes the following protein-coding sequences:
- the pyrE gene encoding orotate phosphoribosyltransferase — translated: MHAYQREFIEFAIQQQVLRFGEFTLKSGRTSPYFFNAGLFNSGLALARLGKCYAEAILQSGIEFDVILGPAYKGIPLAAATAVALAEHHGRDVPYVFNRKEAKDHGEGGNLVGAPLQGRVLIIDDVITAGTAIREVMALIEQHGATPAGVVIALNRQEKGKGELSAIQEVERDYSMPVASIISLEQIVEFLAEQGDKEAELAAIRQYRQSYGV